CAGCCGGCGCGAGGAGGCCCGCAACCGCGCCGCATTGGACTCGGGCCGGAACGACACGATCGAGCCGTCGGCCCAGCGGTAGGCCTTGAGGCCTTCGAACACTTCCTGCGCGTAGTGCAGGACGATGGCCGACGGGTCCAGCTCGATGGGGCCGTACGGGATCACCCGCGCGTCGTGCCAGCCCTGGCCTTCGGTGTAATCGATGGCCACCATGTGGTCGGTGTGGTACTTGCCGAAGCCCGGGTTGGCCAGGATGGATTCGCGTACCGCATCGGTCGCCGGATTCGCGTTGGCTGAAACCGTGAACTCGAGATGGCCGCTACTCATGTGGCGATTGTATCGCCCGAGGCTAGCGAGTTTTCGCGGCCACGAACGGCGGCTTGACCACTTCGCATTCGACGGCGCGACCGCGCACGTCCACGTGCACCCGCTGCCCGTCGGCGATGTCGTGGGCGGTGTCGATGAGCGCCAGGGCGATACCGACTTTCAGGGTGGGCGAGAACGTTCCCGACGTCGTGGTCCCGATCCGGGTGTCCCCGTCCAGCACCGCGAGATCGGCGCGCAGGACGCCCCGGCCGACGGCTTTCAGCCCGCGCAGCACCCGGGACGGACCGGCTTCCTTCTCGGCCAGCAATGCGTCGCGGCCCCAGAAGGTGTCTTTCTTCCATCCGATGGCCCAGCCGCAACGCGCCTGCAGCGGCGAGATGTCCAGGGACAGCTCGTGGCCGTGAAGTGGGTAGCCCATCTCGGTGCGCAGGGTGTCGCGCGCGCCCAGCCCGGCTGGTTCTCCCCCGGCCGCGCGCACCGCCGCCACCAGGGCGTCGAACACCACACCGGCGCGGTCCCAGGCCGGCAGGAGTTCGTAGCCGTGCTCACCGGTGTAGCCGGTGCGGCACACCCGGACGAACACGCCGTCGTACTCGGCATCGGCGTAGCCCATGTAGTCCATGTCGGTGGGCAGACCGAGCGCGCCCAGCACGTCGGTCGATTTCGGCCCCTGCACCGCCAGCACCGCATAGGACCGGTGCTCGTCGGTGATGGTCAGGCCGGCGGGTACGTGCTTCTGCAGTTCGGCGACCACGGCCGCGGTGTTGGCCGCGTTGGGCACCAGGAAGATCTCGTCGTCGGAGACGTAGTAGGCGATCAGGTCGTCGATCACACCGCCGGACTCGGTGCAGCACAGGGTGTACTGGGCCTTGCCCGGACCGATCCGGTTCAGGTCATTGGTCAGGGCGGAGTTGACGTAGGCTGCCGCGCCGGGACCGCGCACCAGCGCCTTGCCCAGGTGGCTCACGTCGAACAGGCCGACGGCGTCGCGGGTCGCGGTGTGTTCTGAGACGGTCCCGGCATAGGACACCGGCATCAGCCAGCCACCGAATTCGGCGAAACTCGCGCCCAGTTCGCGATGGCGGTCTTCCAGCGGTCCGTGCAGCAGGTCGTCACTCACGAGATCACCCTAAACCGCGGGTCTGAAGGGGCCATCAAACTGCACACTTGTCTGGTGGTCGATTTCGATGCCCTGGAGGCCGCCGGGATCGCCGACGCCCGGGCGCGGGCCGGCCTGATCGAGTATCTGGACGGTCTCGGCTTCACCGCGGCCGAGATGGTGGAGGCCGAGAAGCGCGGCCGGTTGTTCG
The genomic region above belongs to Mycolicibacterium sp. HK-90 and contains:
- the gcvT gene encoding glycine cleavage system aminomethyltransferase GcvT; this translates as MSDDLLHGPLEDRHRELGASFAEFGGWLMPVSYAGTVSEHTATRDAVGLFDVSHLGKALVRGPGAAAYVNSALTNDLNRIGPGKAQYTLCCTESGGVIDDLIAYYVSDDEIFLVPNAANTAAVVAELQKHVPAGLTITDEHRSYAVLAVQGPKSTDVLGALGLPTDMDYMGYADAEYDGVFVRVCRTGYTGEHGYELLPAWDRAGVVFDALVAAVRAAGGEPAGLGARDTLRTEMGYPLHGHELSLDISPLQARCGWAIGWKKDTFWGRDALLAEKEAGPSRVLRGLKAVGRGVLRADLAVLDGDTRIGTTTSGTFSPTLKVGIALALIDTAHDIADGQRVHVDVRGRAVECEVVKPPFVAAKTR